From Ipomoea triloba cultivar NCNSP0323 chromosome 5, ASM357664v1, the proteins below share one genomic window:
- the LOC116020377 gene encoding uncharacterized protein LOC116020377: MDIGDPNNICEHCNAIYWYEERVNKAVRSGTTKYSTCCGHGKIKLPKMVPPPKRIFNLFFARGKKRNEFLKHIRSFNNMFSFTSLGAKVDKSINLGNCPPIFRINGQNYHLMGGLMPDPGKSPKFAQLYIHDTENEVENRINAFSGADPNDQTHVDIVQDIKQDLDEHNVLVQSFRWAKNQIDNNPEVNFRMRLIGKRQSDARTYNLPTVSEVAALIVGDLDHTLGQRDIIVETKAGSLKRINELNPAFLDATAERGDRRSYTEIVNKTTQHNSAGPLLNHVTASLDLTMTDVTHVHCGVTHVNHGIEDNLVVRNLAQEFQQVDNNHEQMSSPCITVQCGDTHVNHGMEDNLVVRNLAQEFQQVDNNHEQMSNPCIIVQCGDTHVNHGMEDNLVVRNLAQEFQQVDNNHEQMSNPCIIVAYMDIGDPNNICEHCNAIYWYEERVNKAVRSGTTKYSTCCGHGKIKLPKMVPPPKRIFNLFFARGKKRNEFLKHIRSFNNMFSFTSLGAKVDKSINLGNCPPIFRINGQNYHLMGGLMPDPGKSPKFAQLYIHDTENEVENRINAFSGADPNDQTHVDIVQDIKQDLDEHNVLVQSFRWAKNQIDNNPEVNFRMRLIGKRQSDARTYNLPTVSEVAALIVGDLDHTLGQRDIIVETKAGSLKRINELNPAYLPLQYPLLFPLGEDGYREDIQYCTASNKPTAARVRVSQREYFAYKIHDRFGELSLLSYAKRLFQQFLVDAYTMVESGRLQYIRNNQKALRCEAYKGLSDALTRGEVDTNKQGKRIILPSTFTGGARYMIQNYQDAMAICRHKGYPNLFITFTCNPKWPEIQRYMDKCNLNAEDRPDIVSRVFKIKLDALVKEIRTGKLFVIYTIEFQKRGLPHAHILIFLQRLSEGFSANQMDQIIFAEIPNKELDSEYYKAVGEFMMHGPCGHERPKSPCMVNQKCSKHFPKKFVEVSTLDEDGYPIYRRRENGATVEKNGVQLDSRYCVPHNRYLLLKYKAHINVEWCNQSRSIKYLFKYVNKGNDRVTAEFYKTTTDANENATVDEITMYYDCRYVSACEAAWRLLSFDVQLRHPPVERLSFHLPDCQTVVFEDDDRIENVLNRPTVSHSMFTAWFNANKKYVEAKELAYIDMPNKFVWKKDIREWHPRKRGFAIGRIFFVPPGSGEVYYLRCLLNVVRGPTSFEDIKTVQGVVYPTFRDACYARGMLDDDREYIDAINEASHWSTANSMRKLFVILLTANLVNRPENVWNHVWHHLCEDVQFNKRKMLKDMDLCLSDDEKKNLGLLELDRLLQMYNKCLKDYPDMPIPNYDDSLFSNNRLLFDELNYDRQAMTEEYETMEKQLTDEQLVVYETVLSDIQHQKGGLFFVYGYGGTGKTFVWKALSSKLRSTGDIVLNVASSGIASLLLPGGRTAHSRFAIPIAINEDSTCNICQGSQLAELLIQAKLIIWDEDKTFGGKTVVLGGDFRQILPVIPKGSRQDIVSAAINSSYLWDSCKVLRLTTNLRLRTLDDSARKEHIE; the protein is encoded by the exons TCAACGTGCTGTGGTCATGGGAAGATCAAATTGCCAAAGATGGTGCCACCTCCAAAAAGGATTTTCAACTTATTCTTTGCAAGAGGAAAGAAACGGAATGAATTTCTAAAGCACATAAGAAGCTTCAATAACATGTTTTCTTTTACATCCTTGGGGGCTAAGGTTGATAAATCAATCAACCTTGGAAATTGCCCACCAATATTTAGGATAAATGGGCAAAATTATCATTTGATGGGAGGATTAATGCCCGATCCTGGAAAGAGTCCAAAGTTTGCTCAATTATACATCCATGATACAGAGAACGAAGTAGAGAACCGCATAAATGCATTCAG tgGTGCTGACCCCAATGACCAAACGCATGTTGATATAGTTCAAGATATCAAGCAAGATCTAGATGAGCACAATGTGTTGGTGCAATCATTTCGTTGGGCAAAAAATCAGATTGACAACAATCCAGAAGTTAATTTTAGGATGAGGTTGATTGGTAAGCGTCAAAGTGATGCAAGGACGTACAATCTACCCACTGTTTCAGAGGTGGCTGCTTTAATTGTTGGCGATCTAGACCACACACTCGGGCAACGGGACATAATAGTGGAGACCAAGGCTGGATCACTCAAGAGGATAAACGAGCTCAACCCAGC GTTTT TGGATGCCACGGCAGAACGAGGTGATCGAAGGTCATATACCGAAATTGTAAACAAAACCACACAGCACAACAGCGCCGGACCGTTGCTGAATCATGTTACAGCATCACTTGACCTGACAATGACGGATGTCACGCACG TTCACTGCGGTGTCACCCATGTCAATCATGGAATTGAAGACAATTTAGTTGTTAGAAATCTAGCTCAAGAGTTCCAACAAGTAGACAACAATCATGAACAAATGTCAAGCCCGTGCATTACTG TGCAATGCGGTGACACCCATGTCAATCATGGAATGGAAGACAATTTAGTTGTTCGAAATCTAGCGCAAGAGTTCCAACAAGTAGACAACAATCATGAACAAATGTCAAACCCGTGCATTATTG TGCAATGCGGTGACACCCATGTCAATCATGGAATGGAAGACAATTTAGTTGTTCGAAATCTAGCGCAAGAGTTCCAACAAGTAGACAACAATCATGAACAAATGTCAAACCCGTGCATTATTG TTGCATACATGGATATCGGTGACCCAAACAATATATGTGAAcattgcaatgcaatctattgGTATGAGGAGCGTGTTAATAAGGCAGTGCGTAGCGGAACAACTAAATATTCAACGTGCTGTGGTCATGGGAAGATCAAATTGCCAAAGATGGTGCCACCTCCAAAAAGGATTTTCAACTTATTCTTTGCAAGAGGAAAGAAACGGAATGAATTTCTAAAGCACATAAGAAGCTTCAATAACATGTTTTCTTTTACATCCTTGGGGGCTAAGGTTGATAAATCAATCAACCTTGGAAATTGCCCACCAATATTTAGGATAAATGGGCAAAATTATCATTTGATGGGAGGATTAATGCCCGATCCTGGAAAGAGTCCAAAGTTTGCTCAATTATACATCCATGATACAGAGAACGAAGTAGAGAACCGCATAAATGCATTCAG tgGTGCTGACCCCAATGACCAAACGCATGTTGATATAGTTCAAGATATCAAGCAAGATCTAGATGAGCACAATGTGTTGGTGCAATCATTTCGTTGGGCAAAAAATCAGATTGACAACAATCCAGAAGTTAATTTTAGGATGAGGTTGATTGGTAAGCGTCAAAGTGATGCAAGGACGTACAATCTACCCACTGTTTCAGAGGTGGCTGCTTTAATTGTTGGCGATCTAGACCACACACTCGGGCAACGGGACATAATAGTGGAGACCAAGGCTGGATCACTCAAGAGGATAAACGAGCTCAACCCAGCGTATTTGCCATTGCAATATCCCCTTTTATTCCCTTTAGGCGAAGATGGCTATCGAGAAGACATACAATACTGCACAGCATCCAATAAACCAACCGCTGCTAGGGTTCGGGTATCGCAGCGTGAATACTTTGCATACAAGATACATGACAGGTTCGGTGAACTGTCTTTGCTGTCATACGCCAAGCGATTATTCCAACAATTCTTGGTCGATGCATACACGATGGTAGAGTCGGGCAGACTACAGTACATAAGAAATAATCAGAAGGCATTGCGGTGTGAAGCATACAAGGGGTTGTCTGACGCGTTAACAAGGGGAGAGGTTGATACAAACAAGCAAGGTAAGCGAATCATCTTACCGTCGACATTCACTGGCGGTGCCCGATATATGATTCAGAATTATCAGGATGCGATGGCCATATGCAGACATAAGGGGTATCCAAACTTATTTATAACCTTCACATGCAACCCAAAGTGGCCTGAGATCCAAAGATATATGGACAAATGCAACCTCAACGCAGAAGACAGACCAGACATTGTATCTAGGGTCTTCAAGATTAAGTTAGATGCTTTAGTCAAAGAGATACGCACTGGCAAGCTATTTG TGATTTATACTATCGAATTCCAAAAACGTGGATTACCACACGCTCACATTCTCATATTCCTCCAAAGGTTGTCAGAAGGATTTTCAGCTAATCAGATGGACCAGATCATATTCGCTGAAATACCCAACAAGGAACTAGACAGTGAGTATTATAAAGCTGTTGGGGAATTCATGATGCACGGCCCATGTGGACACGAAAGGCCTAAATCTCCATGCATGGTCAATCAAAAGTGCTCTAAACATTTCCCTAAGAAGTTTGTTGAGGTATCCACATTGGACGAGGACGGTTACCCTATCTACAGGCGTCGTGAAAATGGTGCAACAGTTGAGAAAAATGGGGTTCAGTTGGACAGCAGGTATTGTGTCCCGCATAACAGGTACTTACTGTTGAAGTATAAGGCGCATattaacgtagaatggtgcaacCAATCAAGATCAATAAAGTATTTGTTCAAATATGTCAACAAAGGGAATGACAGGGTTACTGCTGAATTCTACAAGACCACAACTGATGCCAACGAGAATGCAACTGTGGATGAAATTACCATGTATTACGACTGCCGGTACGTGTCCGCTTGCGAGGCAGCATGGCGTTTGTTGTCCTTCGATGTACAACTAAGGCACCCGCCCGTTGAGAGGTTAAGCTTCCACTTGCCAGATTGCCAAACAGTTGTGTTTGAGGATGATGATAGGATCGAGAATGTTTTAAATAGGCCGACTGTCAGTCACAGCATGTTCACCGCATGGTTTAACGCAAACAAGAAATATGTTGAGGCTAAAGAGTTGGCTTATATCGACATGCCAAACAAATTTGTATGGAAGAAAGATATTAGGGAATGGCATCCTAGGAAGAGGGGGTTCGCTATTGGACGCATATTTTTTGTACCTCCCGGCAGCGGTGAAGTCTACTACTTGCGATGTCTTTTAAACGTAGTTCGTGGCCCAACGAGTTTTGAAGACATCAAGACAGTTCAAGGTGTTGTATACCCAACCTTTAGAGATGCATGCTATGCTAGAGGGATGCTAGACGATGATAGAGAATATATTGATGCAATTAATGAAGCAAGTCATTGGTCAACTGCCAATTCTATGAGAAAATTATTTGTCATTTTACTGACGGCAAACTTGGTGAATCGGCCAGAGAATGTCTGGAATCACGTCTGGCACCATCTATGTGAGGATGTGCAATTTAACAAGAGGAAAATGTTGAAAGATATGG ATTTGTGTTTGTCTGATGATGAGAAGAAGAACTTAGGACTTCTTGAATTAGATAGGTTGTTGCAGATGTACAACAAGTGTTTGAAAGATTACCCTGATATGCCAATCCCAAATTACGATGATTCTTTATTCTCGAACAATCGATTGTTGTTTGACGAGCTCAACTATGACCGACAGGCAATGACAGAAGAGTATGAGACGatggaaaaacaattaactgaTGAGCAGTTAGTTGTTTACGAAACTGTTCTGAGTGATATACAACATCAGAAAGGGGGGCTCTTCTTTGTATATGGTTATGGAGGTACAGGAAAAACATTTGTCTGGAAAGCGTTGTCTTCGAAGCTACGTTCTACTGGGGATATTGTGCTAAATGTTGCTTCGAGTGGGATCGCCTCATTGCTCTTGCCAGGAGGTCGAACAGCTCACTCAAGGTTCGCTATTCCAATAGCAATTAATGAGGATTCAACTTGCAATATATGCCAAGGGAGTCAACTGGCGGAATTGTTAATCCAAGCCAAGCTAAtcatatgggatgaag ATAAGACATTCGGAGGCAAGACTGTTGTGCTAGGCGGTGACTTCCGGCAAATATTGCCTGTCATTCCTAAAGGTTCGAGGCAAGATATTGTTTCAGCTGCAATAAACTCATCTTACCTTTGGGATTCTTGCAAAGTCCTTCGACTAACCACAAATTTGCGTCTTAGGACACTTGATGATTCAGCCAGAAAGGAACACATTGAATGA
- the LOC116019231 gene encoding protein CELLULOSE SYNTHASE INTERACTIVE 3 — MSRLSSPSELWEQKVSPFIRNREPNGGVETDDTKKTMSRVTQLIEQLHANKSSPPERELITARLLGIVKSRKEARSLIGSHSQAMPLFVSLLRNGTPIAKANVAATLSVLCKDDDLRLKVILGGCIPPLLTILKSETGEARKAAAEAVFKVTSSGLSDDPVGIRIFTTEGVVPALWQLMISDRNQDKVVEVFVTGSLRNLCTEKDGYWKTTLDAGGVDIVVKYLSADNPAAQSNAASLLARMVLASSECIPKIIGSGVINTLLSFLEEKNDVSLRASTAEALNVISSKSPEARKLITDAQGVALLIGAVVSPYKQGIEGEEADALQLHATRALANISGGMPALLVYLGELSQSSRLSAPVPDILGALAYALKVFERSPEAEQFDAKKIENFLMLLLKPRDNKLVQERLLQAMINLYGNAYLSKLINQSKTKRVLTGLILMAVADVKEYLILSMMRLCNQGMDIWESIRMREGVQLLISLLGLSGEQQQEYAVEMLAMLTDQVEDSKWAITAAGGIPPLVHLLDNGTLKAREYAAHALEILCSHSEDIRACVENADAIPSFLWLLKNGGPKGQETSASALKKLIRVGDAPTINQLSAMLQGDLPSSKTHIIPVLGHVLAMASSNDLVEEGAAANKGFRSLVQVLNSSNESTKECAAFTLSDLFSAREDICDSLATEELVNQCMKLLANDTPAAASHSARALGALSRLNKRMSTRKMSYADGDIKHLIRMAKTAPIVSAETAMAAMANLLSDPELATEALYEDVASALTRVLGEGSIEGKRNATRSLHQLLKYFLIPDILKGPAQRRFVVLGVAESLKAMAMDGNDAANALDIITLLAKIKEGANTNNATFSALAKVPSSSEPLVQCLSEGSPVVQDKAIEILSRLCMEQPAMLSGLLISKARSVAALAERIINSSLEVRIGGTALLICAARDYRHQSMDSLDASGYLKPLVFALVGMMKHKSKYSSLEIEVKTPRGYAGNAAFQEGDELKVSDSVTVSGSTLAMWLLSIISSFHAKSKVTIVEAGGLDILADRLAKHTANQQEGFEDSEGLWISTLLLALLFQDPNVVSSPTTIRFVPIIAMLLKSEEVFNQFFAAQALSSLVSHRNEGINLAVSNSDAIGGLMTLIGHTETDIPNLFALFIEFSLVTIPDQVVLQCLFEIEDVRAGSIARKTIPLLVDLLKPMPNKCGAPPFAVRLLTQIADGNDTNKLIMAEAGALNGLNKYLCLNPQDLTEATISELLRVLFGNHNLLKYEAATSCMINLVGVVRLGSRSARLSAISALNELFGAENIRACEASMQAVQPLVEVLESASESEQHATISTLIKLTSDSNPRAMLMTISEPNPLEILYKILTSSSSLELKSDAAKLCFIIFSDPKSRTVPIASQCMEPLISLIQSGYETAVESGICAFERLLDEEQQVELASTFDLVDLLVGLVSGTNYRLIEASVCAMIKLGKDRTPRKLDMVKAGIIDNCLQLLPVAPISVCSTISELFRVLTNSSAISRSPAAAKIVEPLFTLLRRPDFGLWGQHSVLQALVNILEKPQSLDALKLTPSQAIQPLITFLESPSHAILQLGTELLSHLLEQEHFKQDIMTKNAVVPLVQLAGIGILNLQQTAIKALENISLNWPNEVADAGGIFELSKFIIQDDPQPPDALLELAAEILCNVLRSDSEYYLKVPLVVLVKILYSTSETSVMVALNALTLYESTDPSSAELMAEAGVIDALIDLLRSHQCEEPSGKLLEALFNKDRVREMKVSKYAIAPLAQYLLDPQTRSQPGTFLATLALGDLSRHEGLARASDSAFACRALIRVLTHHRTEEVCIVVISALQNFILRSRNNRRAVADAGGILAIQELLLSPNTELVLQSAILLRCLFSNHTLQDCVSNELIKSLTAVLEKQDSLPTPVIEEILRTFLVVFSTFPKLHASEAATLCIPHIVAGLNGSSATQELVLAPLMLLKQSWPSMPVDMSKAQATAASEAILALQTLLKNCPPALHDKLESLLHCLPGCLTVTIKRASSLKSVMGGTNAFCRLKVGNGPARQTKVVYHSTSPEWNEVFTWAFDVPPTDQKLYILCRSKNTFGKTTLGRVSIQIDKIVGEGTYSEVFTLSSDTSKDGSARTLEVEVAWSNNRTSNEGE, encoded by the exons ATGTCGAGGCTGTCCTCTCCATCTGAACTTTGGGAACAGAAAGTTTCACCCTTTATTCGAAACAG AGAACCCAATGGCGGTGTGGAAACGGATGATACGAAGAAAACGATGTCGAGGGTTACTCAACTCATAGAGCAGCTGCATGCCAACAAATCATCGCCCCCAGAGAGAGAACTTATCACAGCCCGCTTGCTAGGCATTGTGAAATCAAGAAAGGAAGCCCGGAGTCTTATTGGTTCACACAGCCAAGCAATGCCGCTGTTTGTATCTCTTCTTAGGAATGGGACTCCTATTGCCAAAGCTAACGTGGCTGCCACATTGAGTGTGCTGTGTAAAGATGATGATTTGCGGCTGAAGGTGATTCTAGGAGGATGCATTCCACCTCTGCTTACTATTCTCAAGTCAGAGACGGGTGAAGcaaggaaggcagcagcagAAGCAGTTTTCAAAGTGACGTCCAGTGGGCTTTCGGATGATCCAGTGGGCATCAGAATTTTCACGACGGAAGGTGTGGTTCCTGCATTGTGGCAACTAATGATTTCGGATAGAAATCAAGATAAAGTGGTAGAGGTATTTGTAACTGGTTCTCTGAGAAATCTCTGCACCGAAAAAGATGGGTATTGGAAAACAACTCTTGATGCAGGTGGAGTTGATATTGTTGTTAAGTACCTTTCTGCTGACAATCCTGCAGCTCAGTCGAATGCTGCTTCTCTCTTGGCTCGGATGGTGTTGGCATCTAGTGAATGCATTCCAAAAATAATTGGCTCCGGAGTAATCAACACTCTACTTAGCTTCTTAGAAGAGAAGAATGATGTCTCTCTCCGTGCCAGTACAGCTGAGGCATTAAATGTTATTTCTTCCAAGTCACCCGAAGCCAGAAAACTTATTACTGATGCACAGGGAGTAGCACTGCTTATTGGAGCTGTAGTTTCTCCTTACAAACAAGGTATAGAAGGAGAGGAAGCAGATGCTCTCCAACTTCATGCTACACGAGCCTTAGCCAATATATCCGGTGGAATGCCAGCTTTGCTAGTCTATCTGGGAGAGCTTTCCCAATCCTCAAGATTATCCGCTCCAGTTCCTGATATTCTTGGAGCACTTGCTTATGCTCTTAAGGTTTTTGAGCGGAGTCCTGAAGCAGAACAGTTTGATGCAAAAAAGATTGAGAATTTTTTGATGTTGCTTTTGAAACCAAGGGATAACAAGTTGGTCCAAGAGCGATTACTTCAAGCCATGATCAATCTGTATGGAAATGCTTATTTATCAAAACTGATTAACCAATCAAAAACTAAAAGAGTTCTTACTGGACTCATATTAATGGCTGTTGCTGATgtaaaagaatatttaatactGTCTATGATGCGTTTATGCAACCAAGGGATGGACATCTGGGAATCTATTCGCATGAGAGAAGGAGTACAGTTGCTAATTTCACTTCTTGGTCTATCCGGTgaacaacaacaagagtatGCAGTTGAAATGCTTGCAATGCTGACTGACCAAGTTGAGGACAGCAAGTGGGCTATAACTGCTGCTGGTGGGATTCCACCGCTGGTTCATCTATTGGATAACGGGACTCTAAAGGCTAGGGAATATGCAGCTCATGCTCTGGAAATTCTTTGCAGCCACAGTGAAGACATCCGTGCATGTGTTGAAAATGCTGACGCGATTCCATCTTTCTTGTGGCTTCTGAAAAATGGTGGGCCTAAAGGACAAGAGACCTCTGCTAGTGCCCTAAAAAAGCTAATCCGTGTAGGTGATGCGCCTACCATCAATCAGTTGTCAGCAATGCTTCAAGGGGACTTGCCAAGCTCAAAGACACATATTATACCTGTGTTGGGTCATGTGCTTGCTATGGCATCAAGCAATGACCTTGTGGAAGAAGGTGCTGCTGCTAATAAAGGGTTCAGATCACTCGTGCAGGTTCTAAATTCTTCTAACGAGAGTACTAAAGAGTGTGCTGCTTTCACTCTCTCTGATCTATTTAGTGCTCGCGAAGATATTTGTGATAGCCTTGCAACAGAAGAACTAGTTAATCAGTGCATGAAGCTTTTGGCGAATGATACTCCTGCTGCTGCATCACACTCAGCTAGAGCATTGGGAGCTTTATCCCGTCTTAACAAGAGAATGTCTACAAGGAAGATGAGTTATGCCGATGGGGATATCAAACATTTAATTAGGATGGCCAAAACAGCACCTATTGTTTCTGCAGAGACTGCAATGGCTGCAATGGCTAATTTGTTATCTGATCCAGAGCTAGCTACAGAAGCACTATATGAAGATGTTGCTTCAGCTTTGACTAGAGTTCTCGGGGAAGGGTCaattgaaggaaaaaggaatgcaACTCGTTCCCTGCATCAACTATTAAAGTATTTTCTGATACCAGATATACTCAAAGGACCTGCTCAGCGTCGATTTGTTGTTCTTGGTGTTGCTGAATCTTTAAAAGCAATGGCTATGGATGGGAATGATGCTGCCAATGCTCTAGATATTATTACATTATTGGCTAAAATTAAAGAAGGTGCAAACACCAACAATGCGACATTTTCTGCCCTTGCTAAAGTTCCCTCTAGTTCAGAGCCTCTTGTACAATGCCTAAGTGAAGGCTCTCCCGTTGTCCAAGACAAGGCTATAGAAATCTTGTCTAGGCTTTGTATGGAACAACCAGCTATGCTAAGTGGCCTCTTAATCTCAAAAGCAAGATCTGTAGCTGCACTGGCAGAAAGAATAATAAACTCCAGTCTAGAAGTAAGAATTGGAGGAACAGCACTGCTCATTTGTGCTGCCAGGGATTACAGGCATCAATCGATGGATTCACTTGACGCATCTGGATACTTGAAACCTCTTGTATTCGCATTAGTTGGCATGATGAAGCACAAATCAAAGTACAGTTCCTTAGAAATTGAAGTTAAAACACCTAGAGGGTATGCAGGAAACGCAGCCTTCCAGGAAGGTGATGAACTTAAGGTTTCTGATTCAGTAACTGTTTCGGGAAGTACTCTTGCAATGTGGTTGTTGTCAataatttcttcatttcatGCAAAGAGCAAAGTCACCATAGTGGAAGCTGGAGGGCTTGATATCCTTGCTGACAGGCTAGCAAAGCATACTGCAAATCAACAG GAAGGGTTTGAGGATTCTGAGGGCTTATGGATCAGTACTTTGCTATTGGCTTTATTATTTCAGGACCCAAATGTTGTTTCATCACCAACAACTATCAGATTTGTACCCATAATTGCAATGCTTCTGAAATCTGAGGAAGTGTTTAACCAATTCTTTGCAGCTCAAGCCTTGTCCAGTCTTGTTTCTCATCGAAACGAAGGAATAAATCTTGCAGTTTCAAATTCAGATGCAATTGGAGGGTTAATGACATTGATTGGTCACACAGAAACAGATATTCCAAATCTCTTTGCACTTTTTATAGAATTTTCATTAGTGACTATCCCTGATCAGGTTGTGCTGCAATGCCTATTTGAAATTGAAGATGTGAGAGCTGGTTCCATTGCGCGCAAGACCATCCCACTTCTGGTGGATCTCTTGAAACCAATGCCAAATAAGTGCGGTGCCCCTCCATTTGCTGTCCGTCTACTGACTCAAATTGCTGATGGCAATGATACAAACAAGTTAATTATGGCAGAAGCCGGAGCACTGAATGGTCTGAATAAGTACCTTTGTTTAAATCCTCAAGATTTGACAGAGGCAACTATATCTGAACTACTGAGAGTATTGTTTGGCAACCATaatcttcttaaatatgaaGCGGCGACTAGTTGTATGATTAACCTTGTAGGTGTTGTTCGTTTGGGGTCAAGAAGTGCGAGACTAAGTGCTATCAGTGCTTTAAATGAACTGTTTGGTGCTGAAAATATCAGGGCTTGCGAAGCATCCATGCAAGCAGTTCAGCCTTTGGTTGAGGTGCTTGAGTCTGCATCAGAGAGTGAACAGCATGCTACTATTAGTACCTTGATTAAGTTGACTTCAGATAGTAATCCAAGAGCAATGCTGATGACTATATCAGAACCGAATCCCCTCGAGATTTTGTACAAGATTTtgacatcttcttcttctttagaaTTGAAGAGTGATGCTGCAAAATTATGCTTTATCATCTTTTCTGATCCAAAGTCGAGGACAGTGCCGATTGCTTCACAATGCATGGAGCCGCTTATATCGCTAATACAATCTGGTTATGAGACAGCAGTGGAATCTGGCATTTGTGCTTTTGAGAGATTGCTTGATGAAGAACAACAGGTGGAGCTTGCTTCAACTTTTGATCTTGTTGATCTTCTGGTTGGTCTGGTTTCTGGAACAAACTATCGGCTTATTGAAGCAAGCGTTTGTGCGATGATAAAGTTGGGGAAAGACCGCACTCCTCGTAAGTTGGATATGGTGAAAGCAGGAATCATAGATAACTGTCTACAGCTCTTACCTGTTGCACCAATTTCTGTATGCTCCACAATTTCAGAACTATTCCGCGTCTTGACAAATAGTAGTGCAATCTCAAGAAGTCCAGCCGCTGCAAAAATTGTGGAACCCCTCTTTACGCTTTTGCGGAGGCCAGATTTTGGATTATGGGGACAGCATAGTGTTCTACAAGCACTGGTGAACATTTTGGAGAAGCCACAAAGTCTTGATGCTCTCAAACTTACTCCAAGCCAAGCCATTCAGCCCCTCATCACCTTTCTTGAATCCCCGTCTCATGCTATCCTACAGCTTGGTACAGAGTTGCTCTCCCATCTCCTCGAGCAAGAGCATTTTAAGCAGGACATAATGACAAAAAATGCGGTAGTGCCCCTTGTGCAGCTTGCAGGCATTGGTATATTGAACTTACAGCAAACAGCAATCAAGGCTTTGGAAAATATCTCCTTAAACTGGCCAAATGAGGTTGCTGATGCTGGTGGTATTTTTGAGCTTTCCAAGTTTATTATTCAAGATGATCCTCAACCACCAGATGCGTTGCTGGAATTAGCAGCAGAAATCCTCTGTAATGTTCTACGATCCGATTCAGAATACTACTTAAAAGTTCCCTTGGTGGTTCTCGTAAAGATACTCTACTCAACATCCGAGACCTCTGTCATGGTTGCTCTAAACGCGCTCACTCTTTATGAAAGCACAGATCCTTCCAGTGCTGAATTAATGGCAGAAGCTGGTGTAATAGACGCTCTTATAGATCTTTTAAGATCTCATCAATGTGAAGAACCCTCAGGGAAGCTCCTTGAAGCCTTATTTAACAAGGACCGGGTACGTGAAATGAAAGTGTCTAAATATGCCATAGCTCCTCTGGCGCAGTATCTGCTAGACCCGCAAACTAGATCACAGCCTGGCACGTTTCTTGCCACTCTTGCTCTTGGTGATCTCTCTCGCCATGAAGGACTTGCCCGAGCAAGCGATTCTGCTTTTGCTTGTCGAGCATTGATAAGAGTGCTAACACATCACCGAACCGAAGAGGTATGCATCGTGGTGATTTCTGCACTGCAAAATTTTATCTTGCGCAGTAGGAACAACCGAAGAGCTGTGGCAGATGCTGGTGGGATATTAGCCATTCAGGAGCTGCTTCTATCTCCCAACACAGAGCTCGTTTTACAGTCTGCAATTCTGCTAAGGTGCCTTTTCTCAAATCATACTCTTCAAGATTGTGTGTCAAATGAGCTGATCAAATCTTTGACAG CTGTGCTAGAAAAACAGGACTCCTTACCTACACCCGTCATCGAAGAAATACTGAGGACATTCCTCGTCGTTTTCTCCACTTTCCCTAAGCTCCACGCTTCTGAAGCAGCAACGCTGTGTATCCCCCACATTGTGGCGGGGCTCAATGGCAGCTCGGCTACTCAAGAGCTGGTGTTGGCACCCTTGATGTTACTGAAACAGTCTTGGCCTTCCATGCCGGTGGACATGTCGAAAGCACAGGCGACTGCAGCATCCGAAGCCATCCTGGCTCTTCAAACGCTGCTGAAAAACTGCCCGCCAGCTCTCCACGACAAACTGGAGAGTCTGCTGCATTGCTTGCCGGGTTGTTTGACTGTTACCATCAAGCGCGCCAGCAGTCTGAAGAGCGTCATGGGCGGTACAAACGCATTTTGTCGCCTGAAAGTCGGAAATGGTCCTGCGCGACAGACTAAG GTTGTGTACCATTCAACTTCCCCTGAATGGAACGAAGTGTTCACATGGGCCTTTGACGTGCCACCTACGGACCAAAAGTTGTACATCTTGTGCAGAAGCAAAAACACTTTTGGAAAG ACTACTCTTGGAAGAGTGTCCATccaaattgataaaattgtgGGTGAAGGGACCTATAGTGAAGTCTTCACCCTGAGCAGTGATACAAGCAAAGATGGGTCCGCTCGAACACTGGAGGTCGAGGTTGCCTGGTCTAATAATAGGACCTCTAATGAAGGTGAGTAA